A part of Helicobacter fennelliae genomic DNA contains:
- the cas1 gene encoding type II CRISPR-associated endonuclease Cas1, producing MSFDEAFRSVLVSSEAKLSLQANHLVLKQTNKEAKLFLKDIHFVILESPQILITSALLSAFAKHNIVLLTCDESHHINGIMHSYLGHFQHAKIAKEQMMVSTHKKAIVWQKIVKNKITNQARILKLHHKSKESDELLSFAKNVSLGDSRNLEAVAAAIYFKALFGKEFHRDEINFINSALNYGYAILRACIVRNVCISGLITWLGIKHDNMYNSFNLCDDLIEVFRPWVDLCVLKLNTLDKEATLRPNDKRELINILQQAALIDGQKHPLSRAIGRYIQSFRSALLGDQTLMVVSFET from the coding sequence ATGAGTTTTGATGAAGCCTTTAGAAGTGTCTTGGTTAGCTCTGAAGCAAAGCTTAGTTTGCAGGCAAATCACTTGGTGCTAAAGCAAACAAATAAAGAGGCAAAACTTTTTCTCAAAGATATTCATTTTGTGATTTTAGAATCTCCACAAATTCTTATTACTTCCGCCTTATTAAGTGCCTTTGCAAAACACAATATCGTTCTTTTGACTTGTGATGAAAGTCATCATATCAATGGCATTATGCACTCATATTTGGGGCATTTTCAGCACGCTAAAATTGCCAAGGAACAAATGATGGTCAGCACTCATAAAAAAGCGATTGTATGGCAAAAAATCGTTAAAAATAAAATTACAAATCAAGCCCGTATCTTAAAATTACACCACAAATCTAAAGAAAGCGATGAACTCTTAAGTTTTGCTAAAAATGTTTCACTGGGGGATTCTAGAAATTTAGAGGCAGTTGCAGCAGCAATATATTTTAAGGCCTTATTTGGCAAAGAATTTCACAGAGATGAAATAAACTTTATCAATTCTGCACTTAACTATGGCTATGCGATTCTTAGGGCTTGTATCGTGCGAAATGTCTGTATCAGTGGGCTTATTACTTGGCTAGGAATTAAACACGACAATATGTATAATAGTTTTAATCTTTGTGATGATTTAATAGAAGTATTTCGCCCGTGGGTAGATCTATGTGTGCTTAAACTGAATACGCTAGATAAAGAAGCAACCTTACGGCCAAACGACAAACGAGAGCTTATTAATATTTTACAACAAGCAGCCTTAATAGATGGCCAAAAACATCCTTTGAGCCGAGCCATTGGACGCTATATTCAAAGTTTTAGATCGGCGTTATTAGGAGATCAAACATTAATGGTTGTAAGTTTTGAAACTTGA
- the vapD gene encoding VapD family protein has product MKNRKALNFDLSTNELKKHFNSTAEAYSQIKIFMIENGFEHRQYSGYISKEPMNEREITKLVRKLNKQLSWLSTCVLNFDVTDIGEQHDLTHLLTGKKSKIAEFEISNESNEAKKTELIRKHR; this is encoded by the coding sequence ATGAAGAATCGTAAAGCCCTAAACTTTGATTTATCTACAAATGAACTTAAAAAGCATTTTAATAGCACTGCGGAAGCTTATAGTCAAATCAAAATATTTATGATTGAAAATGGTTTTGAGCATAGGCAATATTCAGGTTATATTTCTAAAGAACCTATGAATGAAAGAGAAATAACAAAATTAGTTAGAAAACTTAATAAACAGCTATCTTGGCTCTCTACTTGTGTGCTAAATTTTGATGTAACAGATATAGGCGAACAACACGACTTAACACATTTGCTTACAGGTAAAAAATCAAAAATTGCAGAATTTGAAATAAGTAATGAATCTAACGAAGCTAAAAAGACAGAGCTTATAAGAAAACATAGATAA
- the cas9 gene encoding type II CRISPR RNA-guided endonuclease Cas9 (Cas9, originally named Csn1, is the large, multifunctional signature protein of type II CRISPR/Cas systems. It is well known even to general audiences because its RNA-guided endonuclease activity has made it a popular tool for custom editing of eukaryotic genomes.): MKIYSFDIGVASIGWAFIENEVLQDCGIRIFTKAENPKNGASLALPRREARGVRKRLARRRGRLNTIKQLLCKEFGLQLEDYLSNDGELPKAYTASKANPLKSPYELRTLALSQKLDSKDLVRVILHIAKHRGYGNKHAKDSKDTESGKVKKAIEFNRKTLAEKGYRSVGEYLYREFFQQSRISQNNGATEFVNVRNKTGNYEHCVAQDMLKDELELIFRKQKELGLHLSDGFEKQLLDKIFEQRPLKSFADKVGKCQFIAGAKRAPKDSISAIEFVALSRIINTLANLSKKSGEMYDKAMVLTILDSVLEKGEMSYYALREAINLDEKIRFADSRLDYSKEIKETEKVKFVECKNLKSFKKVLGNCYKTLERKHIDSIAERIAVIKDVEKLHKELESYCATEQLSLTSEQIQALSHLNFSSHISLSLKALEQILPFMRGEREARSSDADYCIGIDESGESQCLRYDESVEKAGLKALSKDTLKGQILPPLNEFEPYLANPVVARALAEYRKVLNALLKQYGSPHKIHIEYAREAKLNTTERQKYEKEQKDNYAANQAAHKKCQELGLEPSSTNLLKLKLWQEQGGLCLYSGAKITISYLQDPTALQVDHIYPYSRSFDDSYMNKCLVLTKANQEKGNRTPFEAFGTDSAKWGVITTLAQKLPHKKRRRILNTAFNDKEAGFKLRNLNDTSYIARLVADYTETYLEFLSLVESENTTLGKGQKGSKKHIAIVNGALTSTMRYYLGFASKDRDNHLHHALDAVIIGFMNDSVIKAFSDFKKTQETSKAAYYAHTLSKQEYKKQRAFIQLPSGENFRANVLEKAESVFVSKPPRKRVRGALHEESFYSQNDTKLLKSYGGAEGIEKALQLGKIRQIGTKIVSNGAMVRVDIFKHRKSGKFYGVPVYTMDFALGILPNKAVVQGKDKNDVIKDWLEMDSSYEFIFSLYKDDLLLVQKKEMAEPELCYFVSFDTSGASIKVAKHDNNFSTLTENQKLLFSNATKEEVVGKSIGIQNLKVFEKWQVSVLGEVKRTQSYPRENISLASKAKK; encoded by the coding sequence ATGAAAATATATAGCTTTGACATCGGTGTAGCGAGCATTGGCTGGGCGTTTATAGAAAATGAAGTGCTACAAGATTGTGGTATTAGAATCTTTACCAAAGCAGAAAATCCAAAAAATGGAGCCTCCCTAGCTTTGCCTAGGCGAGAGGCACGAGGAGTGCGAAAACGATTAGCAAGAAGAAGAGGGAGATTAAACACCATAAAACAATTACTTTGTAAAGAATTTGGATTGCAATTAGAAGATTATTTGAGTAATGATGGTGAATTGCCAAAAGCCTACACTGCTTCTAAAGCTAACCCTTTGAAATCCCCTTATGAGCTACGCACACTTGCCCTAAGTCAAAAGCTAGATTCTAAAGATTTGGTGCGTGTGATTTTACACATTGCAAAGCACCGTGGCTATGGTAATAAACACGCCAAAGACAGCAAAGACACAGAATCTGGCAAGGTTAAAAAGGCAATAGAATTTAATCGCAAGACTCTAGCAGAAAAGGGTTATAGGAGTGTTGGAGAATATCTATATAGAGAATTTTTCCAACAAAGCAGAATCTCACAAAATAACGGTGCAACAGAATTTGTCAATGTGCGAAACAAGACTGGGAATTACGAGCATTGTGTAGCGCAAGATATGCTAAAAGATGAGCTTGAACTCATCTTTAGGAAACAAAAAGAGCTTGGCTTACATTTAAGCGATGGGTTTGAAAAGCAGCTTTTAGACAAGATTTTTGAGCAACGCCCATTAAAAAGCTTTGCGGATAAGGTTGGGAAGTGCCAGTTTATCGCTGGAGCAAAGCGCGCGCCCAAAGACAGCATAAGCGCGATAGAGTTTGTAGCACTCTCGCGCATTATCAACACACTTGCCAATCTTAGCAAGAAAAGCGGAGAGATGTATGACAAAGCTATGGTTCTTACAATTTTAGATTCTGTGCTAGAAAAAGGAGAGATGAGCTACTACGCATTGCGTGAAGCCATCAACCTAGATGAAAAAATACGATTTGCGGATTCTAGGCTAGATTATAGCAAGGAGATAAAAGAGACAGAAAAGGTAAAATTTGTAGAATGTAAAAATCTAAAATCTTTTAAAAAGGTGTTAGGGAATTGTTATAAAACATTAGAAAGAAAGCATATAGACTCCATTGCAGAGCGCATTGCTGTGATAAAAGATGTAGAGAAACTACACAAAGAGCTAGAATCCTATTGCGCCACAGAGCAGCTCTCTCTTACAAGCGAGCAGATACAAGCCCTAAGCCATCTTAACTTCTCATCACACATTAGCCTAAGTCTCAAGGCATTAGAGCAGATTCTACCCTTTATGCGCGGAGAGCGTGAAGCACGCAGCAGCGATGCGGACTATTGTATCGGCATTGATGAGAGTGGAGAGAGCCAGTGCTTGCGCTATGATGAGTCTGTAGAAAAAGCAGGGTTAAAAGCTCTAAGCAAAGATACTTTAAAAGGGCAGATACTCCCACCGCTTAATGAGTTTGAACCATATCTCGCAAACCCCGTTGTAGCAAGGGCATTAGCCGAGTATAGAAAGGTGCTAAACGCGCTGCTTAAGCAATATGGCAGCCCCCATAAAATCCACATAGAATACGCCAGAGAAGCCAAGCTAAATACCACAGAGCGACAAAAGTATGAAAAAGAGCAGAAAGATAATTACGCCGCTAATCAAGCTGCCCACAAGAAATGCCAAGAGTTAGGGCTTGAGCCAAGTAGCACCAATCTCTTAAAGCTAAAGCTTTGGCAAGAGCAAGGAGGGTTGTGTCTATATAGTGGGGCAAAAATCACAATCTCCTACTTGCAAGATCCCACCGCATTGCAAGTGGATCATATCTATCCCTACTCGCGTAGCTTTGATGATAGCTATATGAATAAGTGTCTAGTCCTTACAAAAGCAAACCAAGAAAAGGGCAACCGCACGCCTTTTGAAGCCTTTGGAACAGACTCTGCCAAGTGGGGAGTTATCACAACCCTAGCCCAAAAGCTCCCACACAAAAAACGCCGTAGAATCCTAAACACAGCCTTTAACGATAAGGAAGCAGGATTTAAGCTCCGTAACCTTAATGACACAAGCTATATCGCACGCCTTGTAGCAGATTATACTGAAACATATTTGGAGTTTTTGTCCCTAGTTGAGAGTGAGAACACCACGCTTGGCAAGGGGCAAAAGGGGAGCAAAAAGCACATTGCCATTGTCAATGGTGCGCTTACTAGCACGATGAGATATTATCTAGGCTTTGCTAGCAAAGATAGGGATAATCACTTACACCACGCTCTTGATGCGGTGATTATTGGCTTTATGAATGATAGTGTGATAAAGGCTTTTAGCGATTTCAAAAAGACGCAAGAGACAAGCAAAGCCGCCTACTATGCCCACACTCTAAGTAAGCAGGAGTATAAAAAACAACGAGCTTTTATCCAACTCCCAAGCGGCGAAAATTTCCGCGCAAACGTGCTAGAAAAAGCAGAATCTGTCTTTGTTTCCAAACCACCAAGAAAAAGAGTGAGAGGGGCATTGCACGAAGAAAGCTTTTATTCACAAAATGATACAAAATTACTCAAGAGCTATGGTGGGGCAGAAGGTATAGAAAAAGCCTTACAATTGGGAAAAATCCGTCAAATTGGCACAAAGATTGTAAGCAATGGCGCGATGGTGCGTGTGGATATTTTTAAACATAGAAAAAGTGGCAAATTTTACGGTGTGCCTGTTTATACAATGGACTTCGCGCTAGGGATTTTGCCAAATAAAGCGGTTGTGCAAGGCAAAGATAAAAATGATGTGATTAAAGATTGGCTAGAGATGGATTCTAGCTATGAATTTATATTTTCACTCTATAAAGATGATTTGCTTTTGGTGCAAAAGAAAGAAATGGCGGAGCCTGAGCTATGCTACTTTGTGAGTTTTGATACTAGTGGTGCAAGCATCAAAGTGGCAAAACACGATAATAACTTCTCCACACTCACAGAGAATCAAAAACTCCTCTTCAGCAATGCTACAAAAGAGGAAGTGGTGGGTAAAAGCATTGGAATCCAAAATCTCAAAGTTTTTGAAAAATGGCAAGTCTCAGTTTTAGGTGAAGTAAAACGCACACAATCATACCCACGCGAAAACATATCTCTTGCCTCTAAAGCAAAGAAATAA
- a CDS encoding transposase: MDVGLKSFASLSNGLSIQAPKPLNKLTRRLRRVSRSLSKKQHPKTKSEAMQGIKKSHNYLKQSVKLNKLHTRIANVRNDFLH; this comes from the coding sequence ATAGATGTTGGCTTAAAATCCTTTGCAAGTTTATCTAATGGCTTAAGCATTCAAGCACCCAAACCCTTAAATAAGCTTACACGGCGTTTAAGAAGAGTGAGCAGAAGTCTAAGCAAAAAGCAACACCCAAAAACCAAGAGTGAAGCAATGCAAGGCATAAAAAAGTCTCATAACTACTTAAAGCAAAGTGTTAAGCTTAATAAACTCCACACAAGAATCGCTAATGTAAGAAATGATTTTTTACATTAG
- a CDS encoding nucleotidyl transferase AbiEii/AbiGii toxin family protein — MKQEYNRKTIYRYFYLFMVFYRFVGTATSHLGNYPLKIEVSGRERNRLRLLKDKNIFYQNINGVNVYNIDKLIAMKINAFNGRDKVRDLFDINFLFEHYPELFAIANLESIITKFHYYGEKELDLLLEDETHTHKLTSCEEIKTNGFSNALLQKVQNRLNELENESTNENVELVSSRIRKYR; from the coding sequence TTGAAACAGGAATACAACAGAAAAACTATTTATAGATATTTCTATTTATTTATGGTTTTTTATAGGTTTGTAGGAACGGCTACATCACATCTAGGAAACTATCCACTAAAAATTGAAGTAAGTGGCAGAGAAAGAAATCGTTTGCGTTTATTAAAAGACAAAAACATTTTTTATCAAAATATCAATGGAGTAAATGTATATAATATTGACAAACTCATTGCTATGAAAATTAATGCTTTCAATGGAAGAGACAAGGTTAGAGATTTGTTTGATATTAATTTTTTATTTGAGCATTATCCTGAACTTTTTGCCATTGCTAATCTTGAAAGCATTATAACAAAATTTCACTATTATGGAGAAAAGGAGCTTGATTTATTGCTTGAAGATGAAACACATACCCACAAGCTTACAAGTTGTGAAGAGATTAAAACAAATGGATTTTCTAATGCTTTGTTGCAAAAAGTGCAAAACAGACTAAATGAGCTAGAGAATGAATCAACAAATGAAAATGTAGAACTTGTATCAAGTCGTATAAGAAAATATAGATAA
- a CDS encoding type IV secretory system conjugative DNA transfer family protein, translating to MKIESAKVNLYKPYQNNLCIFLQEEEVLQKLILFGGILGCILAFLTSFFTIGENIAIGLYMLGVIYAGIMIGLYFVSETKDTKEAVIPNEADKEYLLSLGYEVKKFYGDAVKSGRVKNNKTRPLLINAETMKRHFLVMATIGAGKSVLMKGLIEQYAVLGGGCFIIDGKGTDEFAKEIYGVVASVGREDDFVYLNFLDMDNTHTINPLLSGGALSIYEILIALLIGEENEWKEKQKEFMKCILKLMVYKRDNEKDFVFDFSSLTNMMSLVTLVKTAIEYKHLARYNVGIMDFVKYVSSTIEVDINDFLQGDKENKKWVDEMIKKTSGEGQGIYDVSVCVGAWRNVLTNLSSDYGRIFNAPNPDISLWEATQRNKIIFVTLPTMDSDTTPKELGRLLLGLIKGVAAQKAKFAKESKIPFACFCDELGSYVIEGFGRLESKSRSLGISVVPFFQSPAQIDVVAKNDYERKEIIDVTINEKYAP from the coding sequence ATGAAAATTGAATCTGCAAAAGTTAATTTATACAAACCATACCAAAATAATCTTTGTATTTTTTTACAAGAAGAAGAGGTTTTGCAAAAATTAATTTTATTTGGTGGAATTTTAGGCTGTATTCTTGCTTTCTTAACTTCTTTTTTTACTATTGGAGAAAATATTGCCATAGGACTCTATATGCTAGGAGTCATATATGCAGGAATAATGATAGGACTTTATTTTGTAAGCGAAACAAAAGATACAAAAGAAGCTGTTATTCCAAATGAAGCAGATAAAGAGTATTTACTTTCACTTGGATATGAAGTGAAAAAGTTTTATGGAGACGCTGTTAAAAGTGGTAGAGTAAAAAACAATAAAACTCGTCCTTTGCTTATAAATGCAGAAACAATGAAACGGCACTTTCTTGTAATGGCAACCATTGGAGCAGGAAAATCAGTTCTAATGAAAGGATTGATAGAACAATATGCCGTATTGGGCGGAGGTTGTTTTATTATTGATGGTAAGGGGACAGATGAGTTTGCAAAGGAAATATATGGAGTAGTTGCAAGTGTGGGGAGAGAAGATGATTTTGTATATCTTAATTTTTTAGATATGGATAATACTCACACAATCAATCCATTATTGAGCGGAGGGGCGTTAAGTATATATGAAATTCTTATTGCTTTATTGATAGGAGAAGAAAACGAATGGAAAGAAAAACAAAAAGAATTTATGAAATGTATCCTCAAACTTATGGTGTATAAAAGAGATAATGAAAAAGACTTTGTTTTTGACTTTTCATCACTTACAAATATGATGAGTCTTGTAACGCTAGTAAAAACTGCAATAGAATATAAACATTTAGCAAGATATAATGTTGGAATAATGGATTTTGTTAAATATGTAAGTTCTACCATTGAAGTGGATATAAATGATTTTTTACAAGGAGATAAAGAAAATAAAAAATGGGTAGATGAAATGATTAAAAAAACAAGTGGAGAGGGGCAAGGCATTTATGATGTTTCTGTATGCGTTGGAGCTTGGAGAAATGTTTTGACAAATTTAAGCTCAGACTATGGTAGGATTTTTAACGCTCCAAACCCTGATATTTCTTTATGGGAAGCTACACAAAGAAATAAAATTATATTTGTAACATTGCCTACAATGGATTCTGATACTACTCCAAAAGAGCTTGGAAGATTGTTGCTAGGACTTATTAAAGGAGTCGCCGCCCAAAAAGCAAAATTTGCAAAAGAATCTAAAATTCCTTTTGCTTGTTTTTGTGATGAGTTGGGAAGCTATGTTATTGAGGGATTTGGAAGATTAGAATCTAAAAGTAGAAGTTTGGGTATTAGCGTTGTTCCATTTTTTCAAAGTCCCGCACAAATTGATGTTGTTGCAAAAAATGATTATGAAAGAAAAGAAATCATTGATGTTACTATTAATGAAAAATATGCACCCTGA
- the tsaD gene encoding tRNA (adenosine(37)-N6)-threonylcarbamoyltransferase complex transferase subunit TsaD: protein MILSIESSCDDSSIAITRIKDSALLYHKKLSQESQHSQYGGVVPELASRLHTEFLPLVLQDAKAFLGDFSGLKAIAVTTEPGLSVSLIEGLMMAKTLCLGLQIPIITINHLIGHFYSLFINQHQCTFPMSVLLVSGGHTQIIEAISPTCFKIIAKSMDDSFGECFDKVAKMLNLGYPGGPIIEQYAKAYHNSATYTQSLDKDSEKTLAPLPLPLKHDKTISFSFSGLKNATRLMIQNQLDSQSLNDELRAYICASFQQAAIEHICDKTHRYFKTTQIKNFAIVGGASANEALRTAIQQICDTYHAKLFLAPLEFCQDNAAMIGRAGVEEFKAGHFSDIFECDISPKTTSKYFD, encoded by the coding sequence ATGATTTTAAGCATTGAAAGTAGTTGTGATGATAGCTCCATTGCCATTACGCGTATCAAAGATTCTGCCCTCCTCTATCACAAAAAGCTTTCTCAAGAAAGCCAGCATAGCCAATATGGAGGCGTTGTTCCAGAGCTTGCCTCACGACTTCATACAGAGTTTTTGCCACTTGTCTTGCAAGATGCCAAAGCATTTTTGGGAGATTTTAGCGGGCTTAAAGCCATAGCCGTTACCACAGAGCCCGGACTTTCAGTAAGTCTTATCGAAGGGCTAATGATGGCAAAAACCTTATGCCTTGGACTGCAGATTCCGATCATTACGATAAATCACCTTATCGGGCATTTTTATTCGCTATTTATCAACCAACATCAATGCACCTTTCCGATGAGTGTGCTACTTGTATCGGGCGGACATACACAAATCATAGAAGCCATAAGCCCGACTTGCTTCAAAATCATCGCCAAAAGTATGGACGATAGCTTTGGAGAATGCTTTGACAAAGTCGCCAAAATGCTTAATCTTGGCTATCCCGGAGGTCCTATCATCGAGCAATATGCAAAAGCATATCACAACTCCGCTACTTACACACAAAGCCTTGATAAAGATTCTGAAAAAACCTTGGCACCCCTTCCACTGCCACTCAAGCACGACAAAACCATAAGCTTTAGCTTCTCAGGACTCAAAAACGCCACAAGGCTTATGATTCAAAATCAATTAGATTCTCAAAGTCTCAATGACGAGCTTAGAGCTTATATTTGCGCCTCATTTCAGCAAGCTGCCATAGAGCATATTTGCGACAAAACACATCGCTATTTCAAAACAACCCAAATCAAAAACTTCGCTATCGTCGGCGGTGCAAGCGCAAATGAAGCCCTGCGGACAGCAATACAGCAAATATGCGACACATATCACGCAAAGCTTTTTCTCGCTCCGCTTGAGTTTTGCCAAGATAATGCAGCAATGATCGGGCGCGCAGGGGTTGAGGAATTTAAGGCGGGGCATTTTAGTGATATTTTTGAATGCGACATCTCTCCCAAAACAACATCAAAATATTTTGACTAG
- a CDS encoding metallophosphoesterase family protein produces the protein MSNIYFFGDTHGSLDIDKIFMPSYQADDYIIVCGDFGVLWSDETGVFKQDDMLEKEAKLKERIQTLPCTLLFIDGNHENFNRLNTLKQVERFESIVGEYIKDKCYHLKRGNIYNIIGHTIFTMGGALSIDKAWRAERLSWWRQEAITQMELENALHNIQNYKGKIELVVTHTCPQSFLSPLSELINIDHKIHDENPYKLEKIKNALIDNHQKPQFWIFGHWHRDVNFTSDEIEANTLYLHCLKLDKHKNFERFDFRKEIFYAKTRNRHKE, from the coding sequence ATGAGTAATATTTACTTCTTTGGTGATACACACGGAAGCCTTGATATAGATAAGATTTTTATGCCTAGTTATCAAGCAGATGATTATATTATTGTCTGTGGAGATTTTGGCGTATTATGGAGTGATGAAACGGGTGTGTTTAAGCAAGATGATATGCTAGAAAAAGAAGCCAAGCTAAAAGAACGCATTCAAACCTTGCCTTGCACTCTTTTGTTTATAGATGGTAACCACGAGAATTTTAATCGCCTAAACACTCTTAAGCAAGTTGAGAGATTTGAATCTATTGTGGGTGAATATATAAAAGATAAATGCTATCATCTCAAAAGAGGGAATATTTATAATATAATAGGACATACTATTTTCACTATGGGTGGAGCTTTAAGCATAGATAAGGCGTGGAGGGCTGAAAGGCTAAGCTGGTGGAGGCAAGAAGCCATTACTCAAATGGAACTTGAGAATGCTTTACACAATATACAAAACTACAAAGGAAAAATAGAGCTTGTAGTAACCCACACTTGCCCCCAAAGCTTTTTAAGCCCTTTAAGCGAACTTATCAATATAGACCATAAGATTCACGATGAGAATCCATACAAGCTAGAAAAGATTAAAAACGCTTTGATTGATAATCATCAAAAACCACAATTTTGGATATTTGGTCATTGGCATAGAGATGTGAATTTTACAAGCGATGAGATAGAGGCAAATACCTTGTATTTGCATTGCTTGAAGTTAGATAAGCATAAAAACTTTGAGCGATTTGATTTTAGAAAAGAGATTTTTTATGCCAAAACGAGAAATAGACATAAGGAGTGA
- a CDS encoding RNA-guided endonuclease InsQ/TnpB family protein translates to MKGLMKNNRLAKAISDVSFYEFKRQLQYKSDYHKREIIEADTFYPSSETCSKCGSIKETLTLKERIYECENCGLKIDRDYNASLNLYNLIPQKIGQVLSEFTPADLTALQYDLATNNIANSQG, encoded by the coding sequence ATTAAAGGCTTAATGAAAAATAATAGATTAGCAAAGGCAATAAGCGATGTAAGCTTTTATGAGTTTAAAAGACAGCTTCAGTATAAAAGCGATTACCACAAAAGAGAGATTATAGAGGCTGATACATTCTATCCAAGCTCTGAGACTTGCTCAAAATGTGGAAGCATTAAAGAAACTCTCACACTTAAAGAAAGAATCTATGAATGTGAAAATTGTGGATTAAAAATAGATAGAGATTATAATGCCAGTTTAAATCTCTACAATCTTATTCCACAAAAAATAGGGCAAGTTCTGTCCGAATTTACGCCTGCGGACTTGACGGCTCTGCAATATGATTTAGCGACAAATAATATTGCAAATAGCCAAGGTTGA
- the cas2 gene encoding CRISPR-associated endonuclease Cas2 translates to MKLEDKFMRILLMFDVPTKTKKEQKQATRFRNELIKLGFFMMQFSVYMKICKGLSSAKSSLNAVKKVLPPYGNVRALIITERQFDNIEILLGNPSFNENVNEDKNLVLFDFDENAGDYRYGMEYQKQEELNTTTTQPKQKIKNRQPSLFEF, encoded by the coding sequence TTGAAACTTGAAGATAAATTTATGCGCATACTCTTAATGTTTGATGTGCCAACAAAAACAAAAAAAGAACAAAAACAAGCTACAAGATTTCGAAATGAACTCATCAAGCTTGGCTTTTTTATGATGCAATTTAGCGTGTATATGAAAATATGCAAAGGGTTAAGCTCGGCAAAAAGCTCTCTAAATGCTGTAAAAAAGGTGCTTCCACCTTATGGTAATGTCCGCGCACTTATCATCACAGAAAGACAATTCGACAATATAGAAATATTATTAGGAAACCCATCATTTAATGAAAATGTTAATGAAGATAAAAATCTTGTGCTATTTGACTTTGACGAAAATGCGGGTGATTACCGCTATGGTATGGAGTATCAAAAACAAGAAGAATTGAATACAACTACTACACAACCAAAACAAAAAATCAAAAATAGGCAACCAAGCTTATTTGAATTCTAG